The Spirochaeta isovalerica DNA window CGCCGGAAGTGGAGAACGAAAAGCTTTTCAGTTTCGCTTTTCCCGAAAGACCGGGCGCCCTGATGAACTTTCTCAACGGGCTGGGGCAGAACTGGAACATATCCCTCTTTCATTACCGGAATCACGGCGCGGCTTACGGCCGGGTACTCGCGGGGCTCCAGGTGGATGACAGCGAAATGAAAGACGTGAGAAATTATTTATCCCGGCTCGGATACGGTTACAGAGAGATAAGCGACAACAGAGCCTACAGCTTATTTCTCAAGTAAGCTGTCCGCCATAGCCATGAGATCAGTCAGCGGCCGTCCTTGAGACACCAGTGTCCGGGCGGTTTTGATAAATGGCTGTATATGGGTGAAGAACTTTTTGTAGCCCCGGCAGAGATAATTCTGCCCCTTGTCAAAGCGGTGTTTCGGGCAGCCTCCGTAACAGAGATTCAGGACGGGACAGCTGTGGCATTCATTGCTCAGTCCTGTCTCCTTAACCATGCCGAAGCGGATCTGTTGTTCCGAATTAAACAGTTCGGCCGGGTTATCATCGAGAATATTCCCGATTTTATACCGGGGATAGACAAAGTGATCGCAGGAATAGACATCTCCGTTATGCTCCACGATTCCGGCATTGCCGCATCTGGGGGCGAACTGACAGACTCCGGAGACGCCGTTTATAGCAGCGCTGAAAGCCCATTCGAAATTCATAACAAAAATCCGTCCCACATCATGTCTGATCCATCTGTCAAAAATGGCGATCAGAAAGTCCCCGTATGTTTCCGGTTCGACTGACCAGCCGGTTACTTCCGTTTCGGAATCATCACCCTGTCCCGGTACGCCGAGCTGGAGCCCTAGTTCGTGAGCTCCGCTATCGCCTTCCCGTTCCACAATGGGAATAAACTGTATGAATTCCACGCCGGCCTTCTTAAAAAAATCGTAGACCTTCAAAGGTTCCCGGCTGTTTCTGTCGTTAACCGTTGTCAGGATATTGTATTCGACACCGAATCGGCGGAATAAATCCATGGCTCTTTTCACTTTGAGAAAGGTCGGCTTATCCCCTTTATTGCGCCTGTACCTATCGTGCAATTCTCCGGGACCATCCAGACTGAGTCCGACGAGAAAATGATTCTTCGCGAGGAAACGGCACCACTCCTCATTTATCAGAGTTCCGTTCGTCTGAAGGGCATTGGTGATTTTCTTCCCCTTGTTGTGCTTCTTCTGAAGTTTCACGGCCTTTCGGAAAAAATCCAGTCCGGCAATAGTCGGCTCGCCGCCCTGCCAGGCGAAATTCACATCAGGGCCCTTCTGGGAGGCTATGTACTTTTGCGTATAGGCTTCCAGGATTTCATCACTCATTTGAGTCTGTCCGGAACGGAAGAGATTTTCCTTTTCCAGATAAAAGCAATAGGTGCAATTGAGGTTGCAGGCCGGTCCGGCCGGCTTGGCCATTAGATGAAAATTGTCCATGGCGCTATGATATCACCTGTTCCCATTCATGAAAATGGTTTCGGTGCCCCTTATCCCGGATCCAGTTCAACCCCTTCATGACTTTTTTATTCGATGCCAGGCGCAGTTCGATTCGCCTTTTGCCGGGGAAATTCATAACGGACAAGCCCGCTATGATAGTGAGGATTCCCTGGCCGGGAACAAATAACATTATGATTCCCATAATAAGCAGAAAAGCCCCCGCCAGATTTTTGAGAACCAGAAGAATGAAACGGAAGCCTCTTTTCTGTCGGTTTATAAATCCATCGGCCCTGTCCCCGACAAAATAATCCTCCGGCAATCTGACAATGACAACCGGTAAAATCAGAATGGTCAGAAAGAATGCGGCTAGAGAGACTAAGCCCAGCCACCAGAAATCCCGGAATATCTCAAGAAGAGAGGCAATCACAGAGTTAACCCTTTACAGCCTTTTTCAAGTCCTCGAATCTCTCCATTATGGGCAGTTTCTGGGTACAGGCTCTTTCGCACTTGAGACAGCGGGTGCATTTATCCAGTTCGGCAATATCCGTACCCCAATGCCATTTCAATCGGTCACCCACGGCTTCTGCTCCTTTCAGCTTGAGATGGTTCCAGGTTTCCATAAAGCTCCAGACCGGAATGCCCTCGGGGCAGACATTGCAGTACATACAGGAGGTACAGAGCTGATTGAACTCCGATTCGACCCGCTTGCGGATATAGGCTATCTGATCCTCACCATAGGGTTTGAATTTCTCTACGGAGGCAACAGCCGATTCCACATCGGCGATATTGCGGAACCCCACAAGAGAAACGGTAATACGGGGATCGGAAAGGAGGAAGTGGAGCGCCGCATCGACCATAGTCTGGTTTTCGCCGACTTTGAGGAAGCCGAACTGATCTTCGTTCTGGGGAATAACTCCTCCGCCCAGAGGATTCATAACCACGACTCCCATATCTCTTTTGACAGCTGCTTCAATCCCCTCCTGGCGGAATGGAAAATTAATGACTGAGTAGCCGAGAGTGACTCCTTCGAAAATCCCCTCTTCAATCACATCCCTGATATGGGGACCGGGAAGATGAGTGGAAAAAACGGCATGGCGGATAAGGCCTTCCTCTTTAGCTTTCAGAATTGCCTGTACCGCCCCTTTCTTTTTTCTGTTCTCCCAGTCTTTTTTTGTCAGTACGTACCAGCAGTTATAATAATCGATCGTATCGACGTTCAGCCGCTTCAAGGATGTTTCCAGTTGTTCCCTCAACTCTCCTCCGTCGGCCCGGGACGATTTCGTGGATATGGTGAAGGGATTCCCGCTCTTTTTCATCTCTTTGATGGCTTCGCCCATAATAATTTCCGATTTATCTTTGCAGTATCCGGGAGCCGTATCGAAATAGGTAATACCCAGTTCAAAAGCGCGGAGAACCGTTTCCGCTGATCTGGCTATATTATCGGGATCTTCAATTCTCATTCCTCCGAAACCCAACGCCGCTGTTTTTCTGCCTTTGTAAGTTCTGTATTCCATAAATCTCTCCCGCAAGTTTTTAATGTACCTATCAATGATAGTGAAATTTTGATTTTCTCGCAAATAATGCTAAAATTCCAGAAGGAGGCGCCAATGAAAGCCCGACGAATGACTCTTTTAATTCTTTTTGCAGGGATCCTGCTCTCAACATCAGATGCCCGGGCCCTTAAAGCCGCAGTGTCTCCGGAACCGGGAAACAGATTAAGCGAGTTTTTTATGGTTCTCTCCCGGAAAAGCGGAATTGCCATAGAACCGGTGCCTTTATTGCCCGAAGAGTTTGCTGATGCCTTAAGCGAAGGAATCGTCGATCTGGCCGTTCTGCCCGACACGGAGAGAGACCGGGAATCGGGAGAGATTCAGATGCCCCTCTGGGGATCGCCTGTGGTTCTCATGTCGGGCAATGACATGAGAATAGAAGAGCGCAACATAATGGATTTAAAGACAATCGGTGTGTTTATAGAGGACGAACCTCTGCTTGAGAGAGAGGTTATCGACAGATTCAGCCTGGACCCCAGAATACAGAGGGTCAGGCATTATGATATTCTCGTGCGGATAATGGCAACCGGCCGGGTATCGGCCATTATGATCCCCTTAAGGGATTTTGAACGAAGCATAGAGGAGTTAAACCAGGACAAAGATTCTTTCGGCCAGCCTTTTCCCGTTGGCTTCAAGGAAGATTTTTTGTTTCTGTCACGGATGAACACTGATCGAACAGCTCCTTCAATGGACAGAATCAGAAAAGCGGTGGAAGAGATGCGGCTCGGGGGGATTCTGGAAGAGCTGAGTAGAATCGCCCGTTGAAAGGGCTTCGCCCCCCCTGCCTGTTAAACAGCGACCGCAGCCTCTTCAGGCGTAATATAACCGGTTCGGAGACACATTTCGAACATCTCTTTTTTCATAGTCTCTTTTTTATGTTCTTTATATCCATCGTAATCTCTGGTTACAAGAAGAGACAGGACTTCCGTATTCTCATCGAGTACAACTACAGTTGCTCCAGGTGTGCCTTTAATCTGATATTTCATGATATATTCTCCCGATAATGCTGGATCGCCTCCGGCAATCCCTGATCTTGTTGATTTCATTATCGGAATTAATAAAAAGGGGTTTATAGAGAAATTGAGTCTCTTGTAATTTTTGCTCGATAAAGGGCTTTATCAGCGACTTTCAGGGCTTCGGATATACTCTGGCCTTCATGCTCGGAAACACCGATACTGCAGCTGAAGCTGACCCGTTCCCGGTCGTTATTGATAACGATATCATTTATCCTGGTCTTTAATTCATCGGCGATGACCAGAGCCCCTTCCTCACGGCAGTGCGGCAGAAAAATAACAAACTCATCTCCTCCGAGCCGGATGCAGTAATCTTCATCGCGGATAAGCTGGAGACAGACCTGAACCACCTCTTTCAGAATTCGGTCTCCGCAGAAATGTCCGTAGTTGTCATTTATATTCTTGAAATGATCCAGGTCGATAAGAAGGAGCGAGAAATATTCGCAATAGAGGTTTTCTATATTCTGCAGAACGCGCCGGTTAAAGGCGCCGGTCAGAGCATCGATCATGGTTTTCCTCATGGCAAGCTCAACTTTCTTCCTTTCCTCCTTCAGCGCTGAATAAAAATTCAGCGAATCGCCGACGACAGTCAAAGTCAGGGAAATAATGAAAAAATTCACTCCGTAATGAAAGAAGAGAATCGATTCACCAAAGGAATGATATGCCCCTATATCATGAACCATGATAACGCCGGTGAAAGTCAAACCGGCCAGCATGACGAGATTGGTTTTCTTCTCCCACTGGGAAAGATAAAGCCAGATGCTATCAAGGAGAATAAAAGCGTAGACCCAGTTGACCCGTCCGTAGCGGATTTCATGCTGAATCGAATCGGGAGGGCAGGTCAGGATATAGAGCGCGGCGCCGCCGAACAGTGCCATCGATATAATTCCCGGTATATCGATTTTGTTTTTCATATGAATATTGATTCCCGCCAGAACGAAAACCGGAGAGATAAAGGAGAAGGAAACGATAATTTTTTTGAAAAGGACATAATCTACAGGAAGCAGCTCTATATACTGATAGTCGAGCATATAGGCCGCCAGGACAAACAAACCTATTCCGAGAAATGTTTTAGACAGCCCCTCTCTGCCGATGCGGACTCCCATTAAGATGAGAATAAACCCGAGAGCAATGATATTGCCTATAATGAGAAGAATGGAATAATTGCTGAAAAACTGAAGAGCGAAGAGCTTGTAGCCATGGCTGCGGATGTCTGTTATATAGGGGGTGGAGTGAATGCCCAGCTTGTAGAGAGATAAAACATCGAGCCGGATCCTGTTCCTTCCCCTTTGCAGAATCTCTTCGGGGATTCTGACAACGTGGGACGTATTCCAGCGGGAACTTCTCCCCCTCTCCATATCACCGTATACTGCAAGTGTTCTGTCATTGATAAAAATCCTGACACCGTTCCCTTCCATAGCGGGAATGACCAGAACCGGATCCTGATAGTCTCCGAAATAGAGAAAATCATTTGTCAGACTGTATAGACCGGAAGGGAATTTTTCCCGGTCATCCATGAGTATGACGGTGTTGGAAGGACCGCTGTAAACTGTTTCGCCCTCTCTGGAAAAGCTCCAATTGTCCTTGAGACTGATAGACCCTGAGGGAGTCTGATAAATTTCATTGACATTGTACATGAATAAATTGGCTACGAAGAGAAAACAGATGACGACAATGATATTGTAAATGACTCTTTCTACATCGAGATTATTCATCGTACCCATAATAGCAGTATTTCCGGATTTTATATAAGAAAAGATCCTAAAAAACGGTCATATTTGATAAAAAACGGACCCTGCCGTTCCGGTTAAGAAAAGAAGGGTCCTGTTTTCGAACAAAGAGGTCAGACTGCGGCTGAGCTTTCGCCAATTGACACATGTCCGCAAATATATGACATGAGTTCCATTTCATACCAGGCCAGATAAATTCCCAGCGTAATCGCCGAGAGGACAACACCTTTGAGAATAATAGAGAACAGCTCTCCTCCTGTTCCGTCGAAACCGAATTTCTCTCCTTCATAAGAGAGTTCGCTATAGAGGTAGGAATAAATTTTAACCAGAGCCCATGGGGTATAAATACCCAGAGTAACAGTAATGAGCAGAACCTGAACGATAAGCAGGCTGAAGTATTGCGCCCCGTCGCCGCCGAATTCGAAGTGAACGCCTTTATAGGAGACATGACCGGCATAATAACGGTAGATTTTTATAGCTGCCCAGGGACCGTAAATCCCCAGGGTTATACAGGTGAGCAGATACTGGATAATAAGAAGGCTGAATAGTGATGCTCCATCGGCATCAAATGCAAAAGCTTCTCCGTCCAGCTCTGTCTTTTCAGCTATATAGCCGACGATCCTGACTATTGCCCAGGGAGAATAGATCCCGAAAGTGATGACAGTCAGCAGGACCTGAACGATAAGCAGACTGAAAAACTCTCCGCCTTCTCCTTTGAACTCGAATTTCTTTCCGTCGAGAGTCAGATTATCCATGAGATACTTATCGATTTTTACAAGAGCCCAGGAATAGTAAATTCCCAATGTGATAACTGTGAGCAGTCCCTGAATCAGTATGAGACTGAAAAATTCACCGCCCTTTCCTTCGAATTTGAAACGACCTTTCATAAACTTCTCCTATATTTTTTTTGGCGGGCGCTTACCGCCCAGAGTAAAGTCAATCCGCATAATGTCGATTTCATATAGAGACTTAAACCCTTCGATGGTTTTGCATCATAGAGAGACAGCACTCTCAGGAAGAGTCTTTTTTTTCTTTGATAATAATCTGCCAATAAAAGAATTGAACCGGAGACGCCCCAAACGGCAAAGGGTATTCCCGCCAGACCGATTCTTCCACTCCCGTGGACAAATATGAACGCTCCGGCAGGGACCAGCAGAAGAAATAGAAAAGCCGGTATATTTATGATGAGAAAATCGGATAAGCGGATTCGATCGGATTTCATATCTTATGGAAATTTTAGTTTAACTCTTCCTGTAATGCAAATAATCTCTGATGTTGACAGACAAAGTAAGAATAACTGTTACCAGAAAAACTATCATAACTGACACATCGACAAACCGGGGGTCGAGATCAGCTCCCGTCAGCTCGAGAATGAGAAAGTGTATATAAGAACAGGAACGGATCGGCCGGTCCGCAAACCAGCTGACATCAATCTATTCTCCCAGAATCTTCATCCACTCTTCCGGTATCAGAGACAAAGGATGTATATAGGCTATCTGCCCGCCGTCATCGGATATGACCGACATGGGAAACCCGACGAGCTCATAACTGCTGTTAAAAGCGGCTCCCCCCGAATTGCCCCCGTTGATTTCTCCGTCGGTTTTAATCAGATAACCGTAATCAGTCCTGTTGAAACCGCTGACCAGACCTCTTGTCAGGGAGATGGAAACCCGGGATCCTTCTCCGCCTATCTGGGGATACCCGAGGAACCTCAGCTCCTGGCCGATTTTTACAGGCCGATCCTCCGCCAGAAAGAAAAAGGGAAAGTTATAGCCTTCCGGAAGATCCTGGCCGTAAAGACCTTCTGAAATTTTGAGAAAAGCCAGGTCCTCATCATGGCGGATGTCTATCAGTTCTGCTTTGAAAAGTACTCTCGGAGGGTCATAGGGAGAGAGATTCAGAGCGACATATAACTCATTGGCGATCTCCCCGCTACCGGTGGTAATAACATGAAGCCCTGTAATGATATGCCCCCGGGGCGAGACGAGACACCCCGATCCGGAACCCGATTCGGTAGAAATCTCGACCGTGCTGTAGAGAGCCCGGTCCAGAGGTGTGTCCCATCGGGGCAGTTCGGGATAAGCCATCAGGATTTCCGGCGGTTTTGCTGTCCGGGAGACGATAATGGAAAATTCATCAGTCAGGTCATCTTCAATCATATCGAAAACGGAAATATAATAGCGGCCCGGTTTAAGGGGGCGGGGAGCGGTGCTGTCGATGACAAGAGATTCCTCTCCCAGGTAACTTTCACGGAGGTAATCTGCATTTTCCGGCGACATGGGGATATTCCCGTGGGAAACATACATATCGAGGTCCATTGTTGTTCCGAACAGATCGATGCGGAGCGCCTCTTCATTCCCCGTTAGATCAACGGCAAAGAGCTTCATCATACCTTCGCCCGAGGAGAGAGAGGATTTGACAGGCTGATCCGGAATGAGAACCACCGGTTCATCGAGAGTTTCCAGATTGACAGTCAGTCCGAAGGGAATCCGGTTTGATTCTTTGTTCCCGATAAGGGGAAGCCTCTCAAGGGGATAGACGATGTCGATATAGTACACACCTGTCTGCAGGGGGACGGAGGACATGCGCGAAAGATTGATGGATTCATTGTACAGCTCGAGAGTGCTGGCGAAATCGACCTCATCGTAATTGGCGATTTCTCTGTCAAAATTGACATAGATGTCCAGATCGGCCGGGGAATTCTCTATTTGAATATCCATGGCGAAAACATTATCGGCGACTCTGATTTTAAAAGTCTTGTAACTGTAGGAGATCTGCTCTCCCGTCAGATCAATGGCGCTGCTGATTCTCCGTCCCGGCTGAATAAAGCCTCCGGAATTTCTCTTATCCCAGGCCTGAAGAGGGGCAATGAGAAAAGTGACAAGAAAAATCGTCATTATATATTTTACCGGTTTACTCACCTTTTGCTTCTCCTGTTTCAATGATAATCCAATTTATTTGACAATGACTGTCGCCCGGTCTATCTCTCCGCCGCCTTCCGCCCGGAGAACCAGAGCCCCTCTCTTTACCTTCTCGAACCAGGTGAAAGGCGCCTGCTGCCGCGTCACTTCGATATCATTAATATATAGCGAAACCTCATATCTCCCAAGGATCCTCACGGCAATGGCCTGGGAATCGTCGGGCAGCGTCGGATCGAGATAAAAGAGAGCACCATCCCCGGGTTGCGATATCTTCACTCCTTCCGCGGTCGGAGCGATCAGGAAATCCTGATGATAAATCGAAGCCCATCGGCCGTATTCGGCGGGAAGGACCGTCCCATCGGCAGTATGCCAGCTGCACGAACCGGGAACCTGATCGACGGGGAAGAACTGATCAATGGAATAGGGACAGTGAGGGCCAGCCAGATCACCGCTCAGTGGACAGATCTGCCGGTGAATAAAATTGTCCGCCCCGGAAAAAGCATCAGCTTTGTGAAAATCCCTGAGAAGCGAAACGACGATCTGCGCGGGATAGGAGCTACCCGGAGAACCGATGACCGTATCCCCCGAAAAATTCCCCATCCACACGCCGACAGTCAGGTCATCGGTAGACCCGAGCGCCCAGATATTATTGAACTGATTGGAAGTCCCGGTCTTGAATGCCGCATCGAAACCAACTTCCAGAGGATTGTTGCGCCCGAACCCGAGGATTCTGTTCCGGTTGTCCGAGAGGATCGCACGGATGAGCCGGGCCACCTCGCTGCGGTAAACCGAACGGCCTTCGGGAACGGGCCGATCATTGTCAAACCGGAGAGGAATAAAATTTCCCTCACGGTTGAAAAGGGAAAACCCCTGAACCAGTTCCCAGAGCGAGACCTCCCCGTTTCCCAGAGCCAGCCCCACGCCGAGATTTTCACTATTCGACAGAGAATCGAAACCGGCATTGACCAGTTTCTCCAGAAAGGGCATAACCCCGACCCGCTCCAATAAATAAACCGCCGGAACATTGAGAGAAGATCCCAGAGCGACGCTCAGCCGAACCGGACCGTTGTACCGTTCGTTGTAGTTCTCCGGAATATAAATTTCCCTGGAACCGAACTCCATCGGTATATCGGGCAGCGGCGTTGAAGGCCCGAACCCCGACTCAATGGCTTTCCCGTAAAGAAAGGGCTTGAGGGTCGATCCGGGCTGGCGAAGGATTCTCACGCCGTCGATTTGACCGTTCAGCTCGTCGTTATGGAAATCTGCCGAACCGATGTAGGAGAGAATGCCTCCCGTTCTGTTGTCGATGACAAGTACGGCTCCGTTGGATATTCTGTTTTTATCGGTCTGTTCCAGAATATCTCGCAGATAGGATTCTGCGCCTTTCTGCATCTCCTGATCCAGTGTCGTATAGAGAGGCGCCCCTCTCCTCCACTGCTCTTCCGTCAGTTTCTCCCGCACCATATTGGTAAAATGGTTATAGGAGGATGGCCAGGCAGTATCCCGGTTTTCCAGCCCGCCGTATATCCTGTCTAGGTATTCAGAAGAAATGTCTCCCTTGATTCTGGGTATGGTTCTCTCGACAGCATCCCTGTTCGCAGCGGGATTTTTCAGCGGATTGAAATCCTCGGGTCGCCGGGGGATCATCATAAGGACCAGAATTTCCTCCCGGTTCAGCTCACCGGCCTCTTTTCCCAGAAAATAACGGGCGGCACTCTGCAGACCCTCCACATTGGAACCGAAAGGGAGATGATTCAGATACAATTCGAGAATTTCCCCTTTGCTAAGTCTCAGCTCCAGGCGCAGTGAATTGAAGATCTCGTAGATTTTCCCCGGAATCCCCTGCCGGTCAGGCTCCATCAATCCCGAAAGCTGCATGGTTATCGTCGAACCGCCGGACTGGATCTCGCCGCTCCGGGCATACTGCCAGGTTGCCCTGATCAAAGAGAGGAGGTCAAAGCCGGGATGAAAGTAGAACCGGCGGTCCTCACTCTGCAGAACGGTCGAGATCTGATCCCGGCTCAAATCTTCGACGGAAAGATGCTGGCGCCGCAATCCATCTTCGAGAGGGAGGACAGCGATCAGTTCATTCTGTGCGCTGTAGAGGGGAATGCTGTACCGGCAATCGAGAAAATCCTTCAGGCCGGGAACCGGCGACAGCCGAAGCGCTGCTGCCAGCACCGCGACTGCCGATAAGGCAATGAGAAGTTTTTTCTTAGTGGATGACAATGAGCCGCCCTCTGTCCCGTCCGAAAACTTCCGGCTCGAAAAGCAGTTCCGCTCCCGCAGGGGGAGTCGGGTAGATTCCCGGAGTGGTACAGCGGAAGAGGAAAGAGACCTCTCTCTGGCCGTAGTAGAGAAAATCCCAGGAATAGCGTATCTCATTGTCGAAAATCAGCTGGTTCGGCGCGAAGGGATAGAAATCCCCGTTTATGATATAGCCTTCGCCGATATAGGAGTCTTCATCGCCGTACTGCGACTCCCTTGTCCAGCGCTCGCTGTTGGTTCCTCCCCCGTTGAGATAGGACGATGTTGTCGAGAAACTGGGATCGACTATTTCAGCCCCGCTCGGAACGGGAACGGTCAGATTCACATAGCTGCGGCTCTTCGATGTACCCAGCAATACGCGCATGCGGTAGGTTTCACCCAGCATCAGTTCATTGTTGGTGATCTCTTCCCCTTCAAGCGTTTCAATCGTCGAAAAGACCGAGATTCCCTCGTCGCGGAGCGGCGCCGATTCATTGGGCAGGGCGTATTTCAGCGTTGTCGTGTAATAGAGGTTCCCTTCGCCGGTTTTTCTGAACTGGAGGCTTGATGCTTCATTCTGTCCGGCCACGGGGATGATCTCTTTAAACAGATCGAAGACTTTTTCCTCCGGTCCGCGGGAGTATCCTTCAAAGCGGCTCTTCATCATTGAATCTTCATTGATAACCACTTCAGCCGCGAATTTTGTGTCTTCGGGACCTTCCAGAGCGACCAGATCATTCAGAGCCAGAGCCATCCACATCCTGTCGTGGGCGCTGATCCAGTTCCGGCTGTTCTTCTGCCTGTTAAGACTGAAGGTGTACCGGCTAAGAATATCGTCCTCCTCCCCGGTCATAACAGCCAGGCGGAGCAGATGGGAAAGCTGCTGATACAGGGAGTCGAAGTAGAACCTCGCCTCATAGGTTTCCCGGATATCCACGCTCTGTGCGCCCATGGAAACGAAATTCTTGATTCTTTTGTAGATCTTCCCGACTTCCGCGTCCCTGCCTTCAAGCTTATAGGCATATGCCACAAGAGCGTATCCGCTGATACCGAGCTCATCATCCATTGCCATAAGCTCGTCAGTCCGCGCTTCGTCGGCTCTGCCGCCCAGGGCGTTAATGTAGTTCAGATACACATTGTAGTAGAGATCGCTCCGGTTCCGCGCCGCATAGTTGTTCACGTAGGCGATAAGCTTTTTCTCACTGACCACAGTCTGGAATTCGGCGTTTTGTTTCTTCAGGATTTCCAGCATATGCAGAGAAAGGAGCGACAGCCAGGGATTACTCCGGACATTGGCCATATAGG harbors:
- a CDS encoding GGDEF domain-containing protein; translation: MGTMNNLDVERVIYNIIVVICFLFVANLFMYNVNEIYQTPSGSISLKDNWSFSREGETVYSGPSNTVILMDDREKFPSGLYSLTNDFLYFGDYQDPVLVIPAMEGNGVRIFINDRTLAVYGDMERGRSSRWNTSHVVRIPEEILQRGRNRIRLDVLSLYKLGIHSTPYITDIRSHGYKLFALQFFSNYSILLIIGNIIALGFILILMGVRIGREGLSKTFLGIGLFVLAAYMLDYQYIELLPVDYVLFKKIIVSFSFISPVFVLAGINIHMKNKIDIPGIISMALFGGAALYILTCPPDSIQHEIRYGRVNWVYAFILLDSIWLYLSQWEKKTNLVMLAGLTFTGVIMVHDIGAYHSFGESILFFHYGVNFFIISLTLTVVGDSLNFYSALKEERKKVELAMRKTMIDALTGAFNRRVLQNIENLYCEYFSLLLIDLDHFKNINDNYGHFCGDRILKEVVQVCLQLIRDEDYCIRLGGDEFVIFLPHCREEGALVIADELKTRINDIVINNDRERVSFSCSIGVSEHEGQSISEALKVADKALYRAKITRDSISL
- a CDS encoding aldo/keto reductase → MEYRTYKGRKTAALGFGGMRIEDPDNIARSAETVLRAFELGITYFDTAPGYCKDKSEIIMGEAIKEMKKSGNPFTISTKSSRADGGELREQLETSLKRLNVDTIDYYNCWYVLTKKDWENRKKKGAVQAILKAKEEGLIRHAVFSTHLPGPHIRDVIEEGIFEGVTLGYSVINFPFRQEGIEAAVKRDMGVVVMNPLGGGVIPQNEDQFGFLKVGENQTMVDAALHFLLSDPRITVSLVGFRNIADVESAVASVEKFKPYGEDQIAYIRKRVESEFNQLCTSCMYCNVCPEGIPVWSFMETWNHLKLKGAEAVGDRLKWHWGTDIAELDKCTRCLKCERACTQKLPIMERFEDLKKAVKG
- a CDS encoding trypsin-like peptidase domain-containing protein; translation: MSKPVKYIMTIFLVTFLIAPLQAWDKRNSGGFIQPGRRISSAIDLTGEQISYSYKTFKIRVADNVFAMDIQIENSPADLDIYVNFDREIANYDEVDFASTLELYNESINLSRMSSVPLQTGVYYIDIVYPLERLPLIGNKESNRIPFGLTVNLETLDEPVVLIPDQPVKSSLSSGEGMMKLFAVDLTGNEEALRIDLFGTTMDLDMYVSHGNIPMSPENADYLRESYLGEESLVIDSTAPRPLKPGRYYISVFDMIEDDLTDEFSIIVSRTAKPPEILMAYPELPRWDTPLDRALYSTVEISTESGSGSGCLVSPRGHIITGLHVITTGSGEIANELYVALNLSPYDPPRVLFKAELIDIRHDEDLAFLKISEGLYGQDLPEGYNFPFFFLAEDRPVKIGQELRFLGYPQIGGEGSRVSISLTRGLVSGFNRTDYGYLIKTDGEINGGNSGGAAFNSSYELVGFPMSVISDDGGQIAYIHPLSLIPEEWMKILGE
- a CDS encoding PGPGW domain-containing protein, which encodes MIASLLEIFRDFWWLGLVSLAAFFLTILILPVVIVRLPEDYFVGDRADGFINRQKRGFRFILLVLKNLAGAFLLIMGIIMLFVPGQGILTIIAGLSVMNFPGKRRIELRLASNKKVMKGLNWIRDKGHRNHFHEWEQVIS
- a CDS encoding DUF898 family protein, which codes for MKGRFKFEGKGGEFFSLILIQGLLTVITLGIYYSWALVKIDKYLMDNLTLDGKKFEFKGEGGEFFSLLIVQVLLTVITFGIYSPWAIVRIVGYIAEKTELDGEAFAFDADGASLFSLLIIQYLLTCITLGIYGPWAAIKIYRYYAGHVSYKGVHFEFGGDGAQYFSLLIVQVLLITVTLGIYTPWALVKIYSYLYSELSYEGEKFGFDGTGGELFSIILKGVVLSAITLGIYLAWYEMELMSYICGHVSIGESSAAV
- a CDS encoding anaerobic sulfatase maturase, whose protein sequence is MDNFHLMAKPAGPACNLNCTYCFYLEKENLFRSGQTQMSDEILEAYTQKYIASQKGPDVNFAWQGGEPTIAGLDFFRKAVKLQKKHNKGKKITNALQTNGTLINEEWCRFLAKNHFLVGLSLDGPGELHDRYRRNKGDKPTFLKVKRAMDLFRRFGVEYNILTTVNDRNSREPLKVYDFFKKAGVEFIQFIPIVEREGDSGAHELGLQLGVPGQGDDSETEVTGWSVEPETYGDFLIAIFDRWIRHDVGRIFVMNFEWAFSAAINGVSGVCQFAPRCGNAGIVEHNGDVYSCDHFVYPRYKIGNILDDNPAELFNSEQQIRFGMVKETGLSNECHSCPVLNLCYGGCPKHRFDKGQNYLCRGYKKFFTHIQPFIKTARTLVSQGRPLTDLMAMADSLLEK
- a CDS encoding transglycosylase domain-containing protein, coding for MSSTKKKLLIALSAVAVLAAALRLSPVPGLKDFLDCRYSIPLYSAQNELIAVLPLEDGLRRQHLSVEDLSRDQISTVLQSEDRRFYFHPGFDLLSLIRATWQYARSGEIQSGGSTITMQLSGLMEPDRQGIPGKIYEIFNSLRLELRLSKGEILELYLNHLPFGSNVEGLQSAARYFLGKEAGELNREEILVLMMIPRRPEDFNPLKNPAANRDAVERTIPRIKGDISSEYLDRIYGGLENRDTAWPSSYNHFTNMVREKLTEEQWRRGAPLYTTLDQEMQKGAESYLRDILEQTDKNRISNGAVLVIDNRTGGILSYIGSADFHNDELNGQIDGVRILRQPGSTLKPFLYGKAIESGFGPSTPLPDIPMEFGSREIYIPENYNERYNGPVRLSVALGSSLNVPAVYLLERVGVMPFLEKLVNAGFDSLSNSENLGVGLALGNGEVSLWELVQGFSLFNREGNFIPLRFDNDRPVPEGRSVYRSEVARLIRAILSDNRNRILGFGRNNPLEVGFDAAFKTGTSNQFNNIWALGSTDDLTVGVWMGNFSGDTVIGSPGSSYPAQIVVSLLRDFHKADAFSGADNFIHRQICPLSGDLAGPHCPYSIDQFFPVDQVPGSCSWHTADGTVLPAEYGRWASIYHQDFLIAPTAEGVKISQPGDGALFYLDPTLPDDSQAIAVRILGRYEVSLYINDIEVTRQQAPFTWFEKVKRGALVLRAEGGGEIDRATVIVK